One Phaseolus vulgaris cultivar G19833 chromosome 2, P. vulgaris v2.0, whole genome shotgun sequence DNA window includes the following coding sequences:
- the LOC137811116 gene encoding protein NUCLEAR FUSION DEFECTIVE 4-like — protein MRMAGQSGKWMVLVATIWIQAFTGTNFDFSDYSSSLKSLLNISQIKLNYLATANDMGKVFGWSSGLALSRLPLSLVIFIAASMGLLGYGLQWLALKNFITLPYYLFFLLSLLSGCSICWFNTVCFVLCIRNFPVNRPLALSLTVSFNGVSAALYTLAANSIDPSSDSLYLLLNALVPLLTSLAALVPILLQPPLDSLSRSPDAARKNSVIFLVLNFLAIFTGIYLLLFASSTSDEATSRLYFGGAIFLLISPLFIPGTIYARGWFHTIHSSFNMKGSGFILVHLDDLELHKELLLNGQDSTLNLSNGDDHGLLGENGSVHGSQREKTSDVGCDKVLGQDLLAMLGEEHTAAEVVQRLDFWLYYVAYFCGGTIGLVYSNNLGQIAQSLGLSSSISTLVTLYSAFSFFGRLLSAVPDYIRNKFYFARTGWLAIGLVPTPIAFILLAASDSAETLKVSTALIGLSSGFIFAAAVAVTSELFGPNSVSVNHNILITNIPIGSLLYGFLAASIYDANASPVTGGYMGDTLVCMGRKCYFWTFVWWGGMSVLGLASSVLLFLRTKHAYDHFERNRSRISAHSLVS, from the exons ATGAGAATGGCGGGGCAATCTGGGAAGTGGATGGTTCTGGTGGCGACTATCTGGATTCAGGCCTTCACCGGAACCAACTTCGACTTCTCCGACTACTCCTCTTCCCTCAAGTCCCTTCTCAACATCTCTCAGATCAAACTCAACTACCTGGCCACCGCCAACGACATGGGCAAGGTCTTCGGCTGGTCCTCCGGTCTCGCCCTCAGTCGTCTCCCGCTCTCCCTCGTCATCTTCATCGCCGCCTCCATGGGACTCCTCGGCTACGGCCTCCAGTGGCTCGCCCTCAAAAACTTCATCACCTTGCCTTATTACCTG TTCTTTCTTCTGAGTTTGTTGAGTGGCTGTAGCATCTGTTGGTTCAACACAGTGTGCTTTGTTCTCTGCATTAGGAATTTTCCAGTGAACAGACCCCTTGCATTGTCACTCACAGTGAGTTTCAATGGTGTGAGTGCTGCACTCTACACACTTGCCGCCAATTCAATAGACCCTTCATCTGATTCACTGTACCTTCTCTTGAACGCCCTTGTGCCCCTTCTCACTTCCCTTGCAGCACTAGTCCCAATTCTTCTCCAACCTCCTTTAGACTCTCTCTCTAGATCTCCAGATGCCGCTCGCAAAAACTCGGTGATATTTCTTGTACTCAACTTTCTCGCCATTTTCACCGGTATTTACCTCCTCCTCTTTGCCTCATCAACTTCTGATGAAGCCACCTCGAGGCTCTACTTTGGTGGGGCCATTTTTCTCCTTATATCCCCACTATTCATCCCTGGTACCATCTATGCTCGAGGTTGGTTTCACACCATCCATTCCAGCTTTAATATGAAAGGCTCTGGTTTCATTCTTGTTCATCTTGATGATCTCGAGCTTCATAAGGAACTCCTCCTCAACGGTCAGGACAGTACTCTCAATCTCAGCAATGGAGATGATCACGGCCTGTTGGGTGAGAATGGATCCGTGCATGGAAGTCAGAGGGAAAAAACCAGTGATGTGGGCTGTGACAAGGTGCTTGGTCAGGATCTGTTGGCAATGCTAGGAGAAGAGCACACCGCTGCTGAGGTAGTCCAGAGGTTGGATTTCTGGCTGTATTATGTTGCATACTTCTGTGGTGGCACAATTGGTCTTGTCTACAGCAACAATCTGGGACAGATAGCTCAATCTTTAGGCCTGAGTTCAAGTATATCTACCCTTGTCACACTATACTCAGCATTTTCTTTCTTTGGTCGCTTGCTTTCAGCTGTACCTGACTACATTCGAAA CAAGTTCTACTTTGCAAGAACCGGATGGCTAGCCATTGGGCTTGTTCCAACCCCAATTGCATTTATATTGCTTGCTGCATCTGACAGTGCCGAGACACTTAAAGTTAGCACTGCACTGATTGGTCTGAGCTCCGGTTTCATCTTCGCAGCAGCAGTGGCAGTTACATCAGAACTATTTGGACCCAACAGTGTGAGTGTCAATCACAACATTCTCATAACAAACATCCCAATTGGGTCTCTTCTGTATGGTTTTCTGGCCGCATCGATCTACGATGCCAATGCTTCCCCAGTCACAGGTGGCTATATGGGTGACACACTGGTGTGCATGGGAAGGAAGTGCTACTTCTGGACCTTTGTGTGGTGGGGAGGAATGTCTGTCCTAGGACTAGCTTCTAGTGTGCTGTTGTTCTTGAGAACAAAACACGCGTATGATCATTTTGAGAGAAACCGTTCGAGGATTTCGGCGCATTCACTTGTGTCTTAG
- the LOC137811118 gene encoding uncharacterized protein, producing MAFNNKSKKSSSPSNFTFCVTLFFLVLFTIPAFFLLHTPTTCTTLSKTWSGDLLLAKFAWNKLPFLEHNPSPLPLKIAVFSRKWPIGTTPGGMERHAYTLHTALAQRGHKVHIFTSPPEEETTSTFSSDTTNHQADVNAPSSPFIHCHEGEPGKWRYNKAWEQFLEQNQKEPFDVVHSESVALPHWLARDLPNLAVSWHGIALESLQSSLFQDLARRTDEPRSPDFDKGLQGVLPKILNEIRFFRNYAHHVAISDSCGEMLRDVYQIPSRRVHVILNGVDEGDFREDVELGREFRTKIGIPSNASLVLGVAGRLVKDKGHPLLHEAYSRLITKHPNVYLIVAGSGPWENRYRDLGNQVLVLGSMSPSMLRAFYNAIDIFVNPTLRPQGLDLTLMEAMMSGKPLLASRFPSIKGSVVVDDEFGFMFSPNVESLMEALEAVVKEGKVGLARRGKACREYAISMFTATKMALAYERLFLCIKEDKFCNYY from the coding sequence ATGGCCTTCAACAACAAATCAAAGAAGTCCAGTTCCCCTTCTAATTTTACTTTCTGTGTCACCCTTTTCTTCCTTGTCCTCTTCACCATACCAGCATTTTTCCTCCTCCACACACCCACCACATGCACCACCCTCTCCAAAACCTGGTCAGGTGATCTTCTTTTAGCCAAATTTGCATGGAACAAACTCCCATTTCTGGAACACAACCCTTCACCCTTACCTCTCAAAATCGCTGTCTTCTCTAGAAAATGGCCTATTGGAACTACTCCTGGTGGCATGGAGCGCCATGCATACACACTTCACACAGCTCTAGCTCAGCGGGGCCACAAGGTTCATATATTCACCTCTCCTCCAGAAGAAGAAACCACTTCAACCTTCTCTTCAGACACAACCAATCACCAAGCAGATGTTAATGCACCCTCTTCACCCTTCATCCATTGCCATGAAGGGGAGCCAGGCAAGTGGCGCTACAACAAAGCATGGGAACAGTTTCTGGAACAAAACCAGAAAGAACCCTTCGATGTTGTTCACTCAGAAAGTGTAGCACTTCCTCACTGGCTCGCTCGCGACCTTCCAAACCTTGCAGTTTCATGGCATGGCATAGCCCTTGAGAGTTTGCAATCTAGCCTTTTCCAAGACTTAGCGCGTAGAACTGATGAACCTAGATCCCCGGATTTTGACAAAGGTTTACAAGGGGTTCTCCCTAAGATTTTAAATGAGATAAGGTTCTTCAGAAACTATGCACACCATGTTGCTATCAGTGATAGTTGCGGTGAGATGTTAAGAGATGTGTACCAAATCCCCAGCAGAAGAGTGCATGTGATTCTCAATGGAGTTGATGAGGGTGACTTCAGAGAAGACGTGGAATTAGGAAGGGAATTTAGAACCAAAATTGGCATTCCAAGCAATGCTAGTTTAGTGCTTGGTGTCGCTGGAAGATTAGTGAAGGACAAAGGCCACCCTCTCCTTCATGAAGCATACTCTAGGCTAATAACAAAACACCCCAATGTGTATTTGATTGTAGCTGGCTCAGGACCATGGGAGAATCGATATAGGGATTTAGGAAACCAAGTTCTTGTTCTTGGATCCATGAGTCCTTCCATGCTACGAGCATTCTATAATGCCATTGACATTTTTGTCAATCCGACCCTTAGACCACAAGGGCTTGACCTTACTCTGATGGAAGCCATGATGAGTGGGAAACCCCTTTTGGCATCAAGGTTTCCAAGCATCAAAGGTAGTGTTGTGGTGGATGATGAATTTGGCTTTATGTTCTCTCCCAACGTGGAATCTCTCATGGAGGCTCTTGAAGCAGTGGTGAAGGAAGGAAAGGTAGGGCTTGCAAGGAGGGGAAAGGCATGCCGTGAATATGCAATTTCTATGTTTACAGCAACAAAGATGGCGTTGGCATATGAGAGACTATTCCTATGCATAAAAGAAGATAAATTTTGTAACTATTATTGA